CTCCCCGCGCGCCGGGCAGGTCGTCCGTTGTCATCAGCCAAAGGGTGCCATCGTCAAGGTGGGTGAGGTCCTGTTGACCCTTGAAGAACCAGTCTCCAGTGCAGAACGGCCACCTTCCTACGGGATTGTCGGCCAACTGCCCGAGGCGGAAGATGAGAGACCGATGACGAGGGCGCCGAGCAAGGCAGCGACAACTGCAAGCTTTCTCGCCATGCCCGCGGTGCGAAAGTTGGCCCGAGACCTTGAGGTTGATTTAAAGGGGCTGAGCGGCACTGGCCCTGAGGGTTCGATCACGGCGGCTGATGTTCGCGCCGCGCAGGGTGGGCCTGCGGCCTTTGCCGTGCGCACAAGCGCAGACGAGCAGGGGGAACGCCAGGCGCAGACGGGACTGCGGCGCACGATTGCCCGCCGCCTGTTGCAATCCCAGCAGACCATGGCGTTTGTGACCAATATGGATGAGTTTGATGTCAGTCGGTTGTGGGAATTGAAACAGCGGGAACGGCCGCATCTGTTTGCACAGGATCTGCACCTGACCTTTTTGCCCTTCTTCATGAAGGCGGTTCAGCACGCCCTGCTCGAATTCCCGCGCTTTAACGCGCGACTCGATGAAGCGCGGGATGAACTGGTGCTCTTGCCCGACTGTCATCTGGGGATTGCGGTCGATACCGCCGAGGGGTTGCTGGTGCCGGTGGTGCGCGATGTCGGGCGTAAAAGCATCGTCAAGCTGGCGGCCGAGTTGCAAGGCTTGTCCGAACGTGCCCACCAGCGCAGTATTGCCCTGCACGATCTGCAGGGGAGCACCTTCACCTTGACCAACTTTGGTGCCTATGGCGGCTACTTCGCCACGCCGATCATCAACCCACCCAACGTCGCGATCCTTGGCTGCGGACGGATCTCACAGCGCCCCTGGGTTGTTGAGGGCGCGCTGGCGGCGCGCTACGTGCTGCCCCTGTCCCTGACCTTCGATCACCGTATAACTGACGGCGCCGAAGCCTGCCGCTTTTTGAGCCGCATCGGTCAATATCTGGAAGATCCTGCTTTGTTGTTTATCGAGAGTGTCTAAAAAAGAAGAGGTGAGCTATTTCCACGGATAACTCAGATTGCGCACCGTCATGGCCGCCTTGACCCTTTCAAGGGCCAGTTGTTCTGCGGCAGCCCGGGGGAGAATATCCTCCTTTTGGGCCTTGCGTAGAATCTGTTCGGTATTCTTCTGGATTTTACGGGTGATGGCGACAAAGGCCTCTTCGGCACTCTTCTGGCGGTACTCCATCGCCGCCATGATCAGACCACCGGCATTGGCAATGAAGTCGGGAACGATCCTCACCCCCTTGCGGGTCAGGGTGTCTTCGGCTTCACGGGTGATGGGGATGTTGGCTCCTTCGAGAATCAGACGCGCCTTGACCTGATGCATGTTGCTGGCGTTGATGACGTCAGGGGTGGCTGCCGGGATCAGGATATCGCAGTCGCTGGCAAATACCGCGTCCCTGACCAGATATTCCCCTTGGCCCGCATCGCGGATTTCTTCGTTGGTGAGTTTGTGTGCGATCAGCTTGTCGATTTCGAGCCCCTGCGGATCGGTCAGGGTTCCGCTCGTATCACTGACGGCGACAATGATCGCACCCTTCTCGACCAGAAACCTTGCCGCTGCGCGTCCGACGCTACCGAAACCCTGAATCGCCACGCGGGCATTTTGTAAGGGCGTTTTGAGGTGTTGACAGGCAATCTCGGCACACTCGGCAAGACCGTAGCCGGTCGCCCCCAGTTTGTCGAGCGGCAGACCGCCGATCTCCTCGGGCAGGCCGAGCACCCGGCCGATCTCCTCTTTGATCCAGACCATCATCCTTTCGTCGGAACCCATGTCGGGCGCCGGGACGTAATCCTCGACCCCCTGCATCATTCGCGCAAAAGCGCGCACCAGCTGTTCGATATTCTGCTGCTTGGGGTCAGCGATGATCCCGGCCTTGCCACCACCATGGTCGAGTCCGGCGATGGCGCTCTTCATGGTCATGGTGCGGGCCAGTCGGGCCACTTCCTGCAGGCTGACGCTGGGAGAGATGCGCACCCCGCCGATGGCGATCCCGAGGGCGATATTGTCGACCACCACCATGGCGCGCAACCCTGTTTGCGGGTCGTAGAGCTGCACCAGTCTGGCCGGGCCAAGGTCGTCAAATTCGATGGTATTCATACTTAAAAAGTTTAGCAGAAAAGAGCTGTTTGTAAAGGCCCTGCGGTCATCTCAGGGCTGGTCGGCCCGGGCGAACTCCTGCCCCAAAATAGCCAGTTTGCGCTCTTCGCCCCAGCGATAACCGCCAACCAGTCCGTCACTGCGCAACACCCGATGGCAGGGGATCAGCCAGGCGATCGGGTTAGCGCCGATGGCGCTGCCGACGGCCCGTGAGCTGTTGGGTGCGCCCATGCCACGGGCCAATTTGCCATAGCTGGTAATCTGCCCCGGCGGAATGCGCAAAAGGGCCTGCCAGACCTGAAGCTGAAAATTGGTCCCTTTTAAAAGCAGGGGCAAGGGTTTCTGATCTGACCGCTTAAGCAGCCGGAAAACCTCATCCAGGGTGGCTCTGGTGAGAAGTTTGTCCGGGGTCAGTTGGGCGTTGGGCCAATCTTGTCGCAGGCGCAGGAATGCCGCTTCTTGATCATGGTCAACAAAGCTGAGGGCGCAGATGCCGCGGGTGGTAACCCCGATCAGGCATGCACCGAAGGGGGAGGAGTGAACACCCCAGCGGATCTCAACCCCCTGACCGCCAGTTTTGAACTCACCGGGGGTGACGGCATCCACCACGACAAACAGGTCATGCAGGCGACCGCTACCGCTTAAGCCAACCTCCCAGCTGGTTTCAAGCAGGGAGGCCGAGAGCTTGAGCTGAGTTTTAGCGTACTGGCTGGTCAGGTATTGCAGAAAACGCTTGGGACTGACGCCCGCCCAGCGCTGGAAAAGACGTTGGAAATGGAAAGGGCTGAGATCAAGGTGAGCGGCAACCTCATCGAGCTCCGGCTGGTCAAACTGTCTGTCACGCATAAAACGGATGGCTTGTGCAACGCGCTGGTAGTCATCTTGGCTCATGGCTTGTCCCTTTGTTATTTTTCTTTCGAAATTAACACTGCAGGCAGGCTGCGCCAACCCGATACTTGCGCTACTGAATTCCCTCCCAAAGACCACCGCCTTGCGGATCTTGTCGCCTGATTTGAAGCGATCGTTACGTCAACTGTTGGTTAAAACAGAACGCTCATCTTTCTGAAGAGGTGCGTTGATGACGCCTGATAAAACTAACAACGGCCTGCTGTTTTAAATTCAGCAGGCCGTTGTCGGCGGCAGGTTCAACGTTTGCCGAGCAGTCTCAATAAACCATCCAGATAAGTATAGGGGTGGGGCGGACAGCCAGGGATATAGAGATCGACCGGCAGCAGATCACCGATTCCGTTGTTTACTTCTTTGAGTCCCTGAAAAGGTCCGCCAGCGATGGCACAGGCGCCGGCAGCGATCACTAATTTAGGTTCGGGGATGGCGGCGTAGGTATCGAGCAGGGCGCTCTGCATGTTTTTGGTCAACGGGCCGGTCACCATCATACCATCGGCATGGCGTGGTGAAGCGACGAACTGAATACCGAAGCGGCCCAGATCATAGCCGATGGTCCCCAGCACGTTGATATCAGCCTCGCAGGCGCCGCAACCACCGGCCGACACCTGGCGCAATTTGAGTGAGCGGCCGAAGAGTTTGAGCATCCGTTTGTTCAATTGTTCGGCCAGGCGAAAGCCCTTGTCGGTAAACAGCAGGTCATCTCGCTGGTTCACACTCAGCCGGTAATCACGCGAAAAACACATGGCTCCCTGTTCAACCGCCGGGCAATCGGCGCAGAAAAGGCAGCGCCCCAGGTCGACCTGGATTTCCCCGGGATCTTGCTTTAACGCCTCGAAGGGGCAACTCTTGCAAGCCGCGTCGATTTGGGCGGTGCTCAAATTGGCGGTTATCTTGGGTAACCCCCGAAAACGTTCCGGCATGATCGGTTCCTCTTTCGGAAATTTACCGGTCCGGTGCCCCTGGCGCAGTCTTTCACGAATAATACCCAACATAGAAAAACTCCTTAAAGGTCAAACCCGCAGTAAGAGAGGTTAAAGCTCTTGTTGCATAGCGGAAAATCCGAAATCTGTTCGCCGCGCAGGACCATTGCCAGGCCGTTCCAGTTATGAAATGAAGGGTCGACAATCTTGTAGCGCGCCAGTTTGCCCTGCTCATCCGTGAGCCCGACATGCACGATTTCACCGCGCCAGCCTTCACAGATAGAGACAGCCAGTGAATTTGGTGTCAGGGGCCCGAGGGGGGCACGGGTCTCACTGGCGACCAGCTTGTGGAGGGACTCACGGATCAGGTCATGCGAGGCGTAGATCTCGCGGCGGCGGACGTTGGCGCGGGCAAAAACATCGCCATCGGTTTCAATCACCGGGGTGTCGAATCGGACGCGGCCGCTGCCAAAGGGATGGTGCAGGCGGGCATCACGGATCAAGCCACAGGCGCGGGCGGCGACGCCGACCATGCCCAGCTCTTCGGCCGTGTCGGTCGACAGCTTGCCGACACCTTCGAACCGTGCCAGCACCGATGGAGCGTCGAAGCAGAGTTCGATGGCGCCGCGGGTTTCAGGTTCGAGGATATCCAGCCGCTTGAGGATTTTGTCGCGCAGCGCATCATCCAGCCCAAAGCCGACACCGCCCGGTCGTACCAGCCCGCGACCGAAACGACTGCCGCAAAGGTCGGCTGTGAGGTTGAGATAATCACCGCGCAGTCGGCCGCAGAAGGAGGCGGTCGGCAGGAAACCGGTGTCGCCCGCCAGGGCCCCGATATCACCGACATGATTGGCCAGGCGTTCCAGCTCCAGCGCAATGGAACGTATGCCATAGGCGCGCGGGGGGGCTTCAACTCCGGCCAGACTCTCAAGCACCTGCGCGTAGGCCTTGGTGTGACCGATACTGGTATCGCCTGCCGCGGCTTCGATCTGATAAATGCTGGAGGGGTAGGGGCCGCCAACCAGCTGTTGCTCCAGCCCGCGGTGCTGGAACCCGAGGGAAATCTCGAGGCTCAGCACCTCTTCGCCGTGGCATTGAAAGCGGAAATGCCCTGGTTCAATCACCCCGGCATGCACCGGTCCGACCGCGACTTCGTGAACCTCTTCCCCCTCAACCCGATAAAATTCCATATCACCGGGGATCGGGTGTTTTTGCGGATCCCGGCCCCAGATGTCGGCAGCCTCGACCCAGCTGTTGTGAAAGCGCACCGGTTTGAGCCAGGGGTGCCCAGCGGGGCGGATGCCGAACTGCTCGGCAATCTCACGTTCGAACAGGTGGAGCTGCGGGCAGTCCGGGGTGAAAGACGGGTAGCTGCTGCCGACGCGCGTGTGGAGCAGCGCCAGCTTTCCCTGCCAGTCGTGGGAGAGGATGGCAAAGAGATCAAGCCCTTCGCTGGTCGGCTGGCCGAAAAAGCTGGAGACTCGCGCGCCAGCGGCGATCTCTTCGAGCAATGACTCACGAAATTGGCCAAAGTCGAGACGCGGCAGCTCGCTCAAAGGGACCGATGCGCCATGCCGAAAGCGGATAATTTTAGCCCGGTTCATGGGTGCACCTCCAGTAGGTCGGCCGCCTGTTGCAGCGCGTGTTGCAAGGGGGCGGGGATGTAAACCCCGATCAGCAGAATCAACAGGATCAAGATCAGCGGTGCAATGTAGAGCATAAAACTATCCTTAAACTCCGGGGTTTTGTGCTCCGGTTCACCCTGAGTTGCCGCCAGTACGGTGGTCCCCATGCCGATAAACACGGTCGCCAGGAAGATCAGCATCACCAGACCGATGATCATGTGGCCGCTGCTGAAGACCCCGCGCAGGATGGTAAATTCACTCATAAAGGGCCCGAAGGGTGGCGACCCGGTAATGGCGAGAAATCCGGCCAGAAAAATTGGTCCGGAAATCGGCAAGGCTTTAAGCGCGCCACGCACTTCAGAGAGGCGTTTACTGGCGAAGGCCCGTTGGATATTGCCCGCTGCCAGAAACAGACCCCCTTTGGTCAGGGCATTGTTGATCAGATGCAGCATGGCGCCGAAGGTGGCGATACCGCCAATGCCGACACCGATGGCTAACAGACCCATATGTTCCACCGAAGAGTAGGCCAGCATCCGCTTGATATCAGGCTGGCGAATCATGAAGATCGAGGCCACCAGCAGCGAGAGCAGGCCCATCCCGAGCAACGCCTGACGGGC
Above is a genomic segment from Geopsychrobacter electrodiphilus DSM 16401 containing:
- a CDS encoding dihydrolipoamide acetyltransferase family protein, producing MVFEFRLPDLGEGIAEAEIRGWLVAEGAQIEEHQPVVEVETDKALVELPSPRAGQVVRCHQPKGAIVKVGEVLLTLEEPVSSAERPPSYGIVGQLPEAEDERPMTRAPSKAATTASFLAMPAVRKLARDLEVDLKGLSGTGPEGSITAADVRAAQGGPAAFAVRTSADEQGERQAQTGLRRTIARRLLQSQQTMAFVTNMDEFDVSRLWELKQRERPHLFAQDLHLTFLPFFMKAVQHALLEFPRFNARLDEARDELVLLPDCHLGIAVDTAEGLLVPVVRDVGRKSIVKLAAELQGLSERAHQRSIALHDLQGSTFTLTNFGAYGGYFATPIINPPNVAILGCGRISQRPWVVEGALAARYVLPLSLTFDHRITDGAEACRFLSRIGQYLEDPALLFIESV
- a CDS encoding methylated-DNA--[protein]-cysteine S-methyltransferase; this translates as MSQDDYQRVAQAIRFMRDRQFDQPELDEVAAHLDLSPFHFQRLFQRWAGVSPKRFLQYLTSQYAKTQLKLSASLLETSWEVGLSGSGRLHDLFVVVDAVTPGEFKTGGQGVEIRWGVHSSPFGACLIGVTTRGICALSFVDHDQEAAFLRLRQDWPNAQLTPDKLLTRATLDEVFRLLKRSDQKPLPLLLKGTNFQLQVWQALLRIPPGQITSYGKLARGMGAPNSSRAVGSAIGANPIAWLIPCHRVLRSDGLVGGYRWGEERKLAILGQEFARADQP
- a CDS encoding Glu/Leu/Phe/Val family dehydrogenase gives rise to the protein MNTIEFDDLGPARLVQLYDPQTGLRAMVVVDNIALGIAIGGVRISPSVSLQEVARLARTMTMKSAIAGLDHGGGKAGIIADPKQQNIEQLVRAFARMMQGVEDYVPAPDMGSDERMMVWIKEEIGRVLGLPEEIGGLPLDKLGATGYGLAECAEIACQHLKTPLQNARVAIQGFGSVGRAAARFLVEKGAIIVAVSDTSGTLTDPQGLEIDKLIAHKLTNEEIRDAGQGEYLVRDAVFASDCDILIPAATPDVINASNMHQVKARLILEGANIPITREAEDTLTRKGVRIVPDFIANAGGLIMAAMEYRQKSAEEAFVAITRKIQKNTEQILRKAQKEDILPRAAAEQLALERVKAAMTVRNLSYPWK
- a CDS encoding NADH-quinone oxidoreductase subunit C, which gives rise to MNRAKIIRFRHGASVPLSELPRLDFGQFRESLLEEIAAGARVSSFFGQPTSEGLDLFAILSHDWQGKLALLHTRVGSSYPSFTPDCPQLHLFEREIAEQFGIRPAGHPWLKPVRFHNSWVEAADIWGRDPQKHPIPGDMEFYRVEGEEVHEVAVGPVHAGVIEPGHFRFQCHGEEVLSLEISLGFQHRGLEQQLVGGPYPSSIYQIEAAAGDTSIGHTKAYAQVLESLAGVEAPPRAYGIRSIALELERLANHVGDIGALAGDTGFLPTASFCGRLRGDYLNLTADLCGSRFGRGLVRPGGVGFGLDDALRDKILKRLDILEPETRGAIELCFDAPSVLARFEGVGKLSTDTAEELGMVGVAARACGLIRDARLHHPFGSGRVRFDTPVIETDGDVFARANVRRREIYASHDLIRESLHKLVASETRAPLGPLTPNSLAVSICEGWRGEIVHVGLTDEQGKLARYKIVDPSFHNWNGLAMVLRGEQISDFPLCNKSFNLSYCGFDL